GAGATCGCAAGATACAAACGGGTCTTTGACGTTGGTGAGCAAACAGCCTTTAATGTCGAAGTCTGAGGCAAGCTAGTCGTCTGTATTGACGCGCCCGCGTAGGGATTTCACCTGCCCACGTTGCACTTTTCCTTCAACCCGCCGCCGTTTGCTCGCGAGGGTTGGGCGCGTTTTGACGCGATGTTTTGGGCGTTTTAGAGCCGCAAGAATAAGCTCTTTTAGGCGCTCTCTGGCGATCTCGCGATTGCGCGCTTGGCTCCTCGTGTCCTCAACGCGAAGGATGAGCGCGCCTTCGAGTGTCCATTTTCGACCCGCAAGGCGTTTTAGTCGGGTCTTGGCGTCCGCCGGAAGGTTGGGGCTGCGAGCCGCTTCAAAGCGTAACTCAACTGCCGTGGATACCTTATTAACGTTCTGTCCCCCAGGGCCAGAACTGCGGGTGAAACTCTCGGAAAGTTCCCAGTCTGCAAGAGTTATGGCTTCGTTGATAACTAACATGTGTTAAGGATTTCCTGCTCGGCCCTTTAGAGAGTTAACATGCACGCCGTTCAACGGAAAGAGCCCTAGTGAAACTCACTAGGGCTCCCCTCGAGAAGTGGAGGTGGCTAAAAGGGCGAAACAGAGCCCTAGAGCTGGATTATATTTAGAAGGACTGCCTCCTAAACATTTCCCCGCTCGTGACCTTAGCCATCTGCTCCTGTTTCCCAATAATCATAGGCACCTCCTTTCAAGTTGTTACGATAACTAGAAGCCTGCCACATATTTTGGGATTGTCAAAATGTTTTACGCTACATTTGGATGAAGTTTTGTAACAATGACCCGAAATGGCACCAATGCGATTAAGGCGAGGGCGAGTTTTACCGCCCAATCGGCGCAGGCCAACGACACCCACAAAGGTACTGCCGTCCCAACTCCAAGGAAGGGGACGCTCTCCCATGCCCAACTGATCGCGGCATCAGATTCGGCGCCAAAAATCGTAATACTGGCCGCAAAAGCAATGGTGAAAAATAGCGCGGTGTCCACCACCGATCCGACCAAAGTTGAAG
This Falsihalocynthiibacter arcticus DNA region includes the following protein-coding sequences:
- the arfB gene encoding alternative ribosome rescue aminoacyl-tRNA hydrolase ArfB — its product is MLVINEAITLADWELSESFTRSSGPGGQNVNKVSTAVELRFEAARSPNLPADAKTRLKRLAGRKWTLEGALILRVEDTRSQARNREIARERLKELILAALKRPKHRVKTRPTLASKRRRVEGKVQRGQVKSLRGRVNTDD